In Halalkalicoccus subterraneus, a genomic segment contains:
- a CDS encoding MTH865 family protein: MADKDELRTQLHDAFEGADYPVKNQMDLVPALPNGPATKFESGDTSFTAMEMATRLSNHQEFPYEDVDSLVDDVMVGLEKEDLI; the protein is encoded by the coding sequence ATGGCTGACAAAGACGAACTCCGTACGCAGCTTCACGACGCGTTCGAGGGCGCCGATTATCCCGTCAAAAACCAGATGGACCTCGTCCCCGCGCTCCCGAACGGGCCGGCGACGAAGTTCGAATCCGGCGACACCAGTTTCACTGCCATGGAGATGGCGACCCGCCTGTCGAACCATCAGGAGTTCCCCTACGAGGACGTCGACTCGCTGGTTGACGACGTGATGGTGGGCCTCGAAAAGGAAGACCTGATCTGA